A single Candoia aspera isolate rCanAsp1 chromosome 7, rCanAsp1.hap2, whole genome shotgun sequence DNA region contains:
- the GOLT1B gene encoding vesicle transport protein GOT1B, producing the protein MISLTDMQKIGMGLTGFGVFFLFFGMILFFDKALLAIGNVLFVAGLAFVIGLERTFRFFFQKHKMKATGFFLGGVFIVLIGWPLIGMVFEIYGFFLLFRGFFPVVIGFIRRVPVLGYLLNLPGISSLVDKAGECNNMV; encoded by the exons ATGATTTCCCTCACGGATATGCAGA AAATTGGGATGGGTCTTACAGGTTTTGgagtgtttttccttttctttggaatGATCCTATTTTTTGACAAAGCACTTTTAGCTATTGGAAAT GTATTATTTGTGGCTGGACTGGCTTTCGTGATTGGTTTAGAAAGAACCTTCAGATTCTTCTTCCAGAAACACAAAATGAAAGCCACAGGTTTCTTCTTGGGTGGTGTATTTATAGTTCTTATTGGCTGGCCTCTGATAGGAATGGTCTTTGAAATTTATGGCTTCTTCCTCTTATTCAG gggCTTTTTCCCTGTGGTGATCGGTTTTATTAGAAGAGTGCCAGTTCTTGGGTATCTGCTGAATTTACCGGGTATAAGCTCA CTTGTAGATAAAGCTGGAGAATGCAACAACATGGTATAA
- the RECQL gene encoding ATP-dependent DNA helicase Q1 isoform X1 encodes MSTTLSVLQEELESVDHELQALEIQIQDLLEHQQQLVQKKTILKKKITQFSGMESGSSKDTESAAENWNKEDFPWSTKIRDVLQKNFGLQKFRPLQLETINATVAGRDVFLVMPTGGGKSLCYQLPAECSQGFTLVICPLISLMEDQLMMLDQLGISATLLNASSSKEHVKWVHAEMLSRNSQLKLIYVTPEKIAKSKMFMSKLEKAHQAGRLTRIAVDEVHCCSQWGHDFRPDYKLLGILKRQFPNTPLIGLTATATGHVLRDAQNILCVQKSINFTASFNRPNLYYEVRQKPSSAQNCIEDIVKLINGRYKGLSGIIYCFSQKDAEQVTMSLQKLGIQAGTYHANMEPKAKSEVHKRWCANKIQVVVATVAFGMGIDKPDVKFVIHHSMSKSMENYYQESGRAGRDDQRADCILYYGFGDIFRISTMVVMENVGQQKLYDIVSYCHDMRRCRRVQIAHHFDEAWDSANCNKMCDNCCREEPFEKMDVTGHCRELIKILKQVDQIREKFTPLKLIDAWLGKGLSKLGLEIAAPKLPRDVLERIIAHLILQRYLKEDFSFTAFATISYVKIGPRADLLKDKAHVITMQVILSKNKIAKVRPCYFFSLQFHNSI; translated from the exons ATGTCAACAACTCTTTCAG TGCTGCAGGAGGAACTAGAGTCTGTTGACCATGAACTGCAGGCATTGGAAATCCAGATTCAAGACCTTCTTGAACATCAGCAACAACTTGTTCAGAAGAAGACCatcttgaagaagaaaataacacAGTTTTCTGGCATGGAAAGTGGGAGTAGCAAAGATACTGAATCAGCAGCTGAAAACTGGAACAAAGAAG ACTTTCCATGGTCCACAAAGATTAGGGATGTGTTACAAAAGAACTTTGGCCTCCAGAAATTTAGGCCCTTGCAACTGGAGACAATTAATGCGACAGTGGCAGGAAGAGATGTATTCCTTGTCATGCCCACGGGAGGGGGAAAGAGTCTGTGTTATCAGTTGCCAGCAGAATGTTCTCAGG GCTTCACACTTGTGATCTGTCCTCTCATCTCCCTTATGGAGGATCAGCTAATGATGTTGGACCAGCTGGGTATATCAGCAACTTTACTAAATGCTTCCAGCAGCAAG GAACATGTGAAGTGGGTTCATGCTGAAATGCTGTCTCGTAACTCACAACTAAAGCTTATTTATGTGACTCCAGAGAAGATAGCGAAAAGCAAGATGTTTATGTCAAAGCTAGAAAAAGCTCACCAAGCAGGACGGCTGACCCGGATTGCCGTGGATGAAGTCCATTGCTGTAGCCAATGGGGACATGACTTCAGGCCTG ATTATAAATTGCTTGGGATCTTAAAACGGCAATTTCCCAACACTCCTTTGATTGGATTGACTGCGACTGCAACAGGACATGTGCTGCGGGATGCGCAAAACATCCTGTGTGTGCAGAAGAGCATCAACTTCACAGCATCCTTCAACCGACCCAATCTCTATTATGAG GTTCGTCAGAAGCCATCATCTGCTCAGAATTGCATCGAGGATATTGTGAAACTCATCAATGGAAGATACAAAGGCCTTTCAG GAATTATCTACTGCTTTTCCCAGAAAGATGCTGAACAAGTTACTATGAGTTTACAAAAACTGGGGATTCAAGCAGGTACTTACCATGCGAACATGGAACCCAAAGCTAAGAGCGAAGTTCACAAGCGGTGGTGTGCCAACAAAATCCAG GTGGTTGTGGCCACTGTGGCCTTTGGTATGGGAATCGATAAGCCGGATGTGAAGTTCGTAATACATCATTCAATGAGTAAATCCATGGAGAATTATTACCAAGAGAGTGGACGTGCAG GTCGGGACGACCAGAGAGCTGATTGCATTTTGTATTATGGCTTTGGGGACATATTCAGAATCAGCACAATGGTGGTGATGGAAAATGTGGGGCAACAGAAACTGTATGACATTGTTTCCTACTGTCACGATATGAGAAG GTGCCGCCGAGTCCAGATTGCTCATCACTTTGACGAGGCCTGGGATTCTGCCAATTGTAATAAAATGTGTGATAACTGCTGCCGAGAAGAGC CATTTGAGAAGATGGATGTGACGGGGCATTGCAGGGAACTCATCAAGATTTTAAAGCAAGTGGACCAAATAAGGGAGAAATTCACTCCTCTGAAGTTGATTGATGCTTGGCTAGGGAAGGGTCTATCAAAACTGGGATTAGAGATTGCTGCTCCCAAACTTCCCCGTGATGTATTGGAGAGAATCATTGCCCATTTGATTCTGCAACGGTATCTGAA GGAAGACTTCAGTTTTACAGCCTTTGCTACAATATCCTATGTGAAAATAGGACCCAGAGCTGATCTTCTGAAAGATAAAGCTCATGTTATCACCATGCAGGTGATACTgagcaaaaataaaattgctaaggtgagaccatgttattttttttcattacagTTCCACAACAGTATCTAG
- the RECQL gene encoding ATP-dependent DNA helicase Q1 isoform X2, whose protein sequence is MSTTLSVLQEELESVDHELQALEIQIQDLLEHQQQLVQKKTILKKKITQFSGMESGSSKDTESAAENWNKEDFPWSTKIRDVLQKNFGLQKFRPLQLETINATVAGRDVFLVMPTGGGKSLCYQLPAECSQGFTLVICPLISLMEDQLMMLDQLGISATLLNASSSKEHVKWVHAEMLSRNSQLKLIYVTPEKIAKSKMFMSKLEKAHQAGRLTRIAVDEVHCCSQWGHDFRPDYKLLGILKRQFPNTPLIGLTATATGHVLRDAQNILCVQKSINFTASFNRPNLYYEVRQKPSSAQNCIEDIVKLINGRYKGLSGIIYCFSQKDAEQVTMSLQKLGIQAGTYHANMEPKAKSEVHKRWCANKIQVVVATVAFGMGIDKPDVKFVIHHSMSKSMENYYQESGRAGRDDQRADCILYYGFGDIFRISTMVVMENVGQQKLYDIVSYCHDMRRCRRVQIAHHFDEAWDSANCNKMCDNCCREEPFEKMDVTGHCRELIKILKQVDQIREKFTPLKLIDAWLGKGLSKLGLEIAAPKLPRDVLERIIAHLILQRYLKEDFSFTAFATISYVKIGPRADLLKDKAHVITMQVILSKNKIAKVKLSSPRTPGKKMKVTSQKQEGDPPSKDHVKAKKVKRMANEEEDEPVIID, encoded by the exons ATGTCAACAACTCTTTCAG TGCTGCAGGAGGAACTAGAGTCTGTTGACCATGAACTGCAGGCATTGGAAATCCAGATTCAAGACCTTCTTGAACATCAGCAACAACTTGTTCAGAAGAAGACCatcttgaagaagaaaataacacAGTTTTCTGGCATGGAAAGTGGGAGTAGCAAAGATACTGAATCAGCAGCTGAAAACTGGAACAAAGAAG ACTTTCCATGGTCCACAAAGATTAGGGATGTGTTACAAAAGAACTTTGGCCTCCAGAAATTTAGGCCCTTGCAACTGGAGACAATTAATGCGACAGTGGCAGGAAGAGATGTATTCCTTGTCATGCCCACGGGAGGGGGAAAGAGTCTGTGTTATCAGTTGCCAGCAGAATGTTCTCAGG GCTTCACACTTGTGATCTGTCCTCTCATCTCCCTTATGGAGGATCAGCTAATGATGTTGGACCAGCTGGGTATATCAGCAACTTTACTAAATGCTTCCAGCAGCAAG GAACATGTGAAGTGGGTTCATGCTGAAATGCTGTCTCGTAACTCACAACTAAAGCTTATTTATGTGACTCCAGAGAAGATAGCGAAAAGCAAGATGTTTATGTCAAAGCTAGAAAAAGCTCACCAAGCAGGACGGCTGACCCGGATTGCCGTGGATGAAGTCCATTGCTGTAGCCAATGGGGACATGACTTCAGGCCTG ATTATAAATTGCTTGGGATCTTAAAACGGCAATTTCCCAACACTCCTTTGATTGGATTGACTGCGACTGCAACAGGACATGTGCTGCGGGATGCGCAAAACATCCTGTGTGTGCAGAAGAGCATCAACTTCACAGCATCCTTCAACCGACCCAATCTCTATTATGAG GTTCGTCAGAAGCCATCATCTGCTCAGAATTGCATCGAGGATATTGTGAAACTCATCAATGGAAGATACAAAGGCCTTTCAG GAATTATCTACTGCTTTTCCCAGAAAGATGCTGAACAAGTTACTATGAGTTTACAAAAACTGGGGATTCAAGCAGGTACTTACCATGCGAACATGGAACCCAAAGCTAAGAGCGAAGTTCACAAGCGGTGGTGTGCCAACAAAATCCAG GTGGTTGTGGCCACTGTGGCCTTTGGTATGGGAATCGATAAGCCGGATGTGAAGTTCGTAATACATCATTCAATGAGTAAATCCATGGAGAATTATTACCAAGAGAGTGGACGTGCAG GTCGGGACGACCAGAGAGCTGATTGCATTTTGTATTATGGCTTTGGGGACATATTCAGAATCAGCACAATGGTGGTGATGGAAAATGTGGGGCAACAGAAACTGTATGACATTGTTTCCTACTGTCACGATATGAGAAG GTGCCGCCGAGTCCAGATTGCTCATCACTTTGACGAGGCCTGGGATTCTGCCAATTGTAATAAAATGTGTGATAACTGCTGCCGAGAAGAGC CATTTGAGAAGATGGATGTGACGGGGCATTGCAGGGAACTCATCAAGATTTTAAAGCAAGTGGACCAAATAAGGGAGAAATTCACTCCTCTGAAGTTGATTGATGCTTGGCTAGGGAAGGGTCTATCAAAACTGGGATTAGAGATTGCTGCTCCCAAACTTCCCCGTGATGTATTGGAGAGAATCATTGCCCATTTGATTCTGCAACGGTATCTGAA GGAAGACTTCAGTTTTACAGCCTTTGCTACAATATCCTATGTGAAAATAGGACCCAGAGCTGATCTTCTGAAAGATAAAGCTCATGTTATCACCATGCAGGTGATACTgagcaaaaataaaattgctaag